A stretch of Bos indicus x Bos taurus breed Angus x Brahman F1 hybrid chromosome 17, Bos_hybrid_MaternalHap_v2.0, whole genome shotgun sequence DNA encodes these proteins:
- the THAP7 gene encoding THAP domain-containing protein 7, translating to MPRHCSAAGCCTRDTRETRNRGISFHRLPKKDNPRRGLWLANCQRLDPSGQGLWDPASEYIYFCSKHFEENCFELVGISGYHRLKEGAVPTIFESFSKLRRTRTKGHGYPPGPPDVSRLRRCRKRCSEGRGPTTPFSPPPPADLTCFPVEEASAPAALSASPAGRLEPGLSSPFSDLLGPLGAQADEAGCSAQPSPERQPSPLEPRPVSPSAYMLRLPPPAGAYIQNEHSYQVGSALLWKRRAEAALDALDKAQRQLQACKRREQRLRLRLTKLQQERAREKRAQADARQTLKEHVQDFAMQLSSSMA from the exons ATGCCGCGTCACTGCTCCGCCGCCGGCTGCTGCACACGGGACACGCGCGAGACGCGCAACCGCGGCATCTCCTTCCACAG GCTTCCCAAGAAGGACAACCCGAGGCGGGGTTTGTGGCTGGCCAACTGCCAGCGCCTGGACCCCAGCGGGCAGGGCCTGTGGGACCCGGCGTCCGagtacatctacttctgctccaaGCACTTCGAGGAGAACTGCTTTGAGCTGGTGGGAATAAG TGGCTATCACAGGCTGAAGGAGGGAGCGGTTCCCACCATATTTGAGTCTTTCTCGAAGTTGCGCCGGACCAGGACCAAGGGGCACGGTTACCCGCCCGGCCCCCCAGACGTCAGCCGGCTGCGGCGATGCAGGAAGCG CTGCTCTGAGGGCCGAGGGCCCACCACTCCGTTTTCCCCGCCTCCACCTGCCGACCTCACCTGCTTTCCTGTGGAAGAGGCCTCGGCACCTGCTGCTTTGTCTGCCTCCCCAGCCGGGAGGCTGGAGCCTGGCCTCAGCAGCCCCTTCTCCGACCTCCTGGGGCCCCTGGGCGCCCAGGCAGATGAAGCGGGCTGCAGCGCCCAGCCCTCCCCGGAGCGCCAGCCATCCCCCTTGGAGCCGAGGCCTGTCTCGCCCTCGGCCTACATGCTGCGCCTCCCGCCGCCCGCCGGCGCCTACATCCAGAACGAGCACAGCTACCAGGTGGGCAGCGCCCTGCTCTGGAAGCGGCGGGCCGAGGCCGCCCTCGACGCCCTGGACAAGGCCCAGCGCCAGCTACAGGCCTGCAAGCGGCGGGAGCAGCGGCTGCGGCTGCGGCTGACCAAGCTGCAGCAGGAGCGGGCGCGGGAGAAGCGGGCCCAGGCCGACGCCCGGCAGACCCTGAAGGAGCATGTGCAGGACTTTGCCATGCAGCTGAGCAGCAGCATGGCCTGA